A region of Candidatus Yanofskybacteria bacterium DNA encodes the following proteins:
- a CDS encoding tyrosine--tRNA ligase: MNTYEELKSRGFIQQQSDEQGIQKLLNDGDATCYVGFDPTADSMHVGHLLPIMAMAHAQKSGNKAIALIGGGTTMIGDPSGKTEMRKILAKEEISANGEKMLQQFKRFLSFSDDKGQFVNNADWLIGLNYIDFLRDIGRYFRVNEMIKMEAYKLRLAREEGLSFLEFNYQLLQAYDYLQLFEKFGCRLQMGGDDQWGNILAGVDLIRKVKGETAYALTFPLLTTATGNKMGKTESGAVWLDAEKTSPYEYYQYWINTDDRDVERFLAYFTFLAMDEIRELCREGGEKLMTAKEVLAFEATKLNHGEAEAEKAREASKKLFSGDASDLENIPTTEISKSDFDTMTTVDLLVRTGLCDSKSEAKKLIASNGAYADNAGITSDSQKASELEKGGIIMLRKGKKTYHKIKIV, encoded by the coding sequence ATGAATACATACGAAGAGCTGAAGAGCCGCGGCTTCATTCAGCAACAATCGGACGAGCAGGGCATACAAAAATTACTAAACGACGGGGATGCGACTTGTTACGTAGGCTTCGATCCGACGGCCGACAGCATGCACGTTGGGCACCTACTACCAATTATGGCCATGGCCCATGCCCAAAAGAGTGGCAACAAGGCCATAGCTCTTATTGGTGGCGGCACAACTATGATTGGCGATCCAAGTGGCAAGACCGAGATGAGAAAAATCTTAGCCAAGGAAGAGATTTCAGCTAACGGCGAGAAGATGCTTCAGCAGTTTAAGCGTTTCTTATCTTTCTCTGATGACAAAGGTCAGTTCGTGAACAATGCCGATTGGCTTATCGGTCTAAACTATATTGATTTCCTAAGAGACATAGGAAGATATTTTAGAGTAAATGAGATGATCAAAATGGAAGCCTATAAGTTGCGCCTAGCCCGGGAAGAGGGACTCTCGTTCTTGGAATTCAACTACCAACTTCTTCAGGCTTACGACTATCTCCAGCTATTCGAGAAATTTGGTTGCCGACTTCAAATGGGCGGCGACGATCAATGGGGAAATATCTTAGCCGGCGTGGACCTAATTAGAAAGGTCAAAGGTGAAACGGCCTACGCACTGACCTTTCCCCTATTAACCACAGCGACCGGGAACAAAATGGGTAAAACCGAATCAGGTGCAGTTTGGCTTGATGCCGAAAAGACGTCACCTTACGAGTATTACCAGTACTGGATCAACACCGACGATCGCGACGTAGAAAGATTTTTAGCATATTTCACCTTTTTAGCCATGGATGAGATCAGAGAATTATGTCGTGAAGGTGGAGAAAAATTAATGACCGCAAAAGAAGTTTTAGCTTTTGAAGCCACTAAGCTAAATCACGGAGAAGCAGAAGCCGAAAAAGCCCGTGAAGCGTCAAAAAAATTATTCTCTGGGGACGCCTCGGATCTTGAGAACATACCGACAACAGAAATATCAAAATCTGACTTCGATACGATGACAACTGTAGATCTATTAGTTAGAACCGGTCTGTGTGACTCTAAATCCGAAGCCAAGAAGCTTATCGCAAGCAATGGAGCTTATGCCGACAATGCTGGGATCACGTCTGATTCTCAAAAAGCATCTGAGCTAGAGAAAGGCGGTATTATTATGTTACGCAAAGGCAAGAAAACATATCACAAAATAAAAATAGTCTAG
- the hutH gene encoding histidine ammonia-lyase, protein MDTQKIELGPDHHSLTPELVEHIAHNQKVKISLSEKAKEKILKSRAVVEKMVKDNRVVYGVTTGFGSFKNKVIDHGHTVELQRNLIRSHAAGVGPFLSQEMVRAAMLVRLNSLSQGFSGVRLELLELLIGMLNKNVVPVVPSQGSVGASGDLAPLSHIGLVLMGEGRAYYKNEILPGGKALKAAGLKPIEFMQKEGLAFNNGTSVMSGMASITLARAKRLQNIADLACAMSLEALCGVSAAFTEKAHLIRPHHGQITAAKNIKRFVEGSKLVDSVPNRVQDSYSLRCAPQVHGACRGAIKYIDDVMVCEINSVTDNPIIFSNPDEAISAGNFHGEHIAIALDTLGIALSEFASISERRTAKLVDPANNEGLPAYLIAADKGGLHNGLMIPQYTAAALVSENKVLAHPASVDSIPTSANQEDHVSMGSIATRKAFEILKNVENVLAIEFMTTAQAIEFRGSSKLGKITKAAHKMIREVIPKLDGDREMAKDINKIRDLILSENFFKLTTYK, encoded by the coding sequence ATGGACACCCAAAAAATTGAGCTGGGGCCAGACCATCATAGCCTCACTCCCGAGCTAGTTGAGCATATAGCTCACAATCAAAAAGTTAAGATCTCGCTCTCCGAGAAAGCCAAAGAGAAAATACTCAAGTCGAGAGCTGTTGTAGAAAAAATGGTTAAGGATAATCGAGTAGTTTATGGTGTAACCACTGGTTTTGGAAGTTTTAAGAACAAAGTCATTGACCACGGACACACAGTTGAATTACAAAGAAATCTGATCAGAAGTCATGCGGCCGGAGTTGGCCCTTTTTTGTCTCAAGAAATGGTTCGAGCGGCAATGCTCGTTAGACTAAATTCGCTTAGTCAGGGATTCTCTGGCGTCAGGCTAGAACTCCTAGAACTATTAATCGGCATGTTAAACAAGAATGTAGTCCCAGTGGTACCATCACAAGGATCAGTCGGAGCCTCAGGAGACTTAGCTCCCCTGTCTCACATTGGGTTAGTCCTTATGGGCGAAGGCAGAGCCTACTACAAGAACGAGATACTCCCGGGTGGAAAAGCTCTTAAGGCGGCCGGATTAAAGCCCATAGAATTCATGCAGAAAGAGGGCTTAGCATTTAATAACGGCACGTCGGTCATGTCGGGCATGGCCTCAATAACCCTGGCTCGAGCCAAGAGACTTCAGAATATTGCCGACCTAGCTTGTGCTATGTCGCTAGAAGCTTTATGCGGTGTATCTGCGGCTTTCACTGAAAAGGCTCACTTGATCAGACCCCACCACGGGCAGATCACTGCCGCCAAGAATATCAAAAGATTTGTTGAAGGATCTAAGTTGGTAGATTCAGTCCCGAACAGAGTACAAGACTCTTATTCTCTTAGATGCGCTCCCCAAGTTCATGGTGCATGCCGTGGAGCTATTAAATACATAGACGACGTAATGGTCTGCGAGATAAACTCAGTAACCGATAATCCCATAATATTCTCCAATCCCGATGAAGCTATATCGGCTGGCAACTTTCATGGTGAACATATCGCCATAGCCCTAGATACTCTCGGCATTGCCCTATCAGAATTCGCCAGCATATCAGAAAGAAGGACTGCCAAGCTAGTCGACCCAGCTAATAATGAGGGCTTGCCAGCTTACTTGATAGCGGCGGATAAGGGAGGGCTACATAACGGACTTATGATTCCTCAGTATACAGCGGCGGCGCTAGTCTCGGAAAATAAGGTTTTAGCTCATCCAGCATCTGTTGATTCTATTCCCACTTCAGCCAATCAAGAAGATCATGTCAGTATGGGAAGCATTGCTACCAGGAAAGCATTTGAAATATTGAAAAACGTTGAGAATGTACTAGCCATAGAGTTTATGACTACGGCTCAAGCTATCGAATTTCGAGGGTCTTCAAAGTTAGGCAAGATTACCAAAGCTGCCCACAAAATGATTCGCGAGGTTATTCCAAAATTAGATGGAGACCGCGAGATGGCGAAAGACATAAATAAAATCCGGGACTTGATTTTAAGTGAAAACTTCTTCAAGCTTACGACATATAAGTAA
- the hisS gene encoding histidine--tRNA ligase, translated as MLPSWQKFFKMETYMTTDKQATIDPQLASGFKDYLPEDMIPRQKMFDSIRTVFERWGFVPLDTPGLEREEIITGGDPNFKMNIFRVRLNEGDDKYALRFDLTVPLARVVAAYPDIKKPFKRYQTGKVWRGERPQAGRYREFVQFDADTVGSASMLADAEIVAIMCETMPALGIENFLVRVNNRKILNGLAQYAGFDMNKISAVLRAIDKLDKQGWDKVSVELAGEKIGLNQDQIAAIKKFIDLKVEGQIETLNAVQELMVNSPIAMQGISELREIAGYLNAMAVPTDKWKIDLSVARGLGYYTGPVFETVLTDLLEIGSVFSGGRYDGLVQKFSTASVPATGASVGVDRLFAAMTKLGLITQSRTVSDVIVLNFDKSVQDLCLATAAIVRSSGIKTEIFIDGDKKMRDQLGYVSDKGIPLVVIIGPEEVSKNVVQLKDMRSGKQEEIPLDSLVERIKELI; from the coding sequence ATGTTGCCTTCGTGGCAAAAGTTCTTTAAAATGGAGACATACATGACCACCGATAAACAAGCTACGATCGATCCTCAATTGGCTAGCGGATTCAAAGATTATCTTCCCGAAGATATGATACCCCGCCAGAAGATGTTTGACTCTATTAGAACCGTCTTCGAGCGATGGGGATTTGTACCACTCGACACTCCGGGACTAGAGAGAGAAGAAATCATAACCGGCGGAGATCCGAATTTTAAAATGAATATTTTTAGAGTTCGCCTGAACGAGGGTGACGATAAATACGCCCTGAGATTCGATCTGACCGTACCTCTTGCCAGAGTCGTGGCGGCATATCCTGACATCAAGAAACCGTTCAAAAGATATCAGACTGGTAAGGTCTGGCGCGGGGAAAGACCCCAAGCCGGACGATATCGAGAATTCGTACAGTTTGACGCCGACACAGTCGGATCGGCTAGCATGCTAGCCGACGCCGAAATCGTTGCCATAATGTGCGAGACGATGCCCGCCCTTGGGATAGAGAACTTCTTAGTGCGAGTTAACAACCGCAAAATCCTGAATGGGCTAGCTCAGTATGCTGGCTTTGACATGAACAAGATATCTGCAGTTTTGAGAGCCATAGACAAGCTAGACAAGCAAGGCTGGGATAAGGTCAGCGTCGAATTAGCTGGTGAAAAGATAGGACTCAACCAGGACCAGATTGCGGCCATTAAGAAATTCATAGATCTTAAAGTTGAAGGACAGATCGAGACTCTCAACGCAGTCCAAGAATTGATGGTCAACTCGCCAATCGCTATGCAAGGCATTTCCGAACTTAGAGAAATCGCAGGCTATCTGAATGCCATGGCCGTTCCAACTGACAAGTGGAAGATCGATCTTTCAGTAGCTCGTGGTCTCGGATACTACACTGGGCCTGTCTTCGAAACGGTGCTGACGGACCTATTAGAAATAGGGAGTGTTTTCTCTGGTGGTCGTTATGACGGTTTAGTCCAAAAATTCAGCACAGCATCAGTGCCTGCTACAGGAGCATCAGTTGGTGTGGACAGATTATTCGCAGCCATGACTAAACTTGGACTGATAACTCAATCTCGAACGGTCTCTGATGTAATCGTACTGAACTTCGACAAATCGGTTCAAGATCTGTGCCTAGCGACGGCCGCGATAGTAAGATCTTCTGGTATCAAGACCGAGATCTTTATCGATGGAGATAAAAAAATGAGAGATCAGCTAGGTTACGTATCCGATAAAGGGATACCCCTGGTCGTCATCATCGGACCAGAAGAAGTCAGTAAAAACGTAGTCCAACTAAAAGATATGCGAAGTGGGAAGCAAGAAGAGATTCCCCTCGATAGTCTCGTCGAGAGGATAAAAGAACTAATATAA
- a CDS encoding DUF378 domain-containing protein, with protein MNKLSVLDWIALVLVIVGGLNWGLMAFDSNLVTAIFGGIASWVYVLVGLAGLYMIWLATKLNKS; from the coding sequence TTGAATAAATTATCTGTATTAGACTGGATCGCCTTGGTCCTAGTTATAGTTGGCGGCCTAAACTGGGGATTAATGGCTTTTGATAGCAACCTAGTCACCGCGATATTTGGCGGTATTGCTTCGTGGGTGTATGTCTTAGTTGGTTTAGCTGGACTCTACATGATCTGGCTGGCTACGAAGTTGAACAAGAGCTAA
- the amrB gene encoding AmmeMemoRadiSam system protein B: MSRIGLIVVTIFVCGGLMLSSAAHAIHGPRFESDKSFVNRMFRLYSTAPRIKMSRVYGGIVTHHIPDGIPLMAQFYSKVKKNLNPRTIIILAPDHVDAGKYGISISEEDFVTPFGKLSSSGDMVKKILRTGLAGVSEKPFELDHSIHSQMLLISKYFPKAKVVPIVFRSSISVEDGRTFGSMLSGLVDSSTFIVASIDFAHYLEKNKSRAIDNQSAALLQTINPRLAGLVEADSPQALSAFMAAMSTLGANKSEAMGVFNSGDFGNNQTSTTGYVVKFFGR; this comes from the coding sequence ATGAGCAGAATAGGTTTAATAGTAGTAACGATCTTTGTTTGTGGAGGGCTCATGCTCTCAAGCGCGGCCCATGCTATCCATGGGCCGCGCTTTGAATCCGACAAATCTTTTGTGAATAGAATGTTCAGACTGTATTCTACCGCCCCAAGAATAAAGATGAGTCGAGTATATGGCGGTATCGTTACTCATCACATACCAGATGGCATTCCTCTGATGGCTCAGTTCTATAGCAAGGTCAAAAAGAATCTGAATCCAAGGACTATAATAATACTAGCCCCCGATCATGTCGATGCTGGCAAATATGGAATATCTATTTCTGAAGAAGATTTCGTGACACCATTTGGTAAGCTTAGCTCTAGCGGAGATATGGTAAAGAAGATATTGAGAACTGGACTAGCCGGAGTTAGCGAGAAGCCTTTTGAGTTGGACCATTCAATTCATTCGCAGATGTTACTAATATCAAAATATTTTCCTAAGGCAAAAGTGGTGCCAATTGTATTTCGTTCTAGTATATCGGTTGAGGATGGTCGAACCTTTGGAAGTATGCTCAGCGGTCTCGTAGATTCAAGTACTTTTATCGTGGCGAGTATAGATTTCGCTCATTACCTGGAGAAGAATAAGAGCCGAGCCATAGATAATCAATCGGCGGCCTTACTCCAAACCATCAACCCTAGGTTGGCTGGTCTTGTTGAAGCCGATTCGCCGCAGGCCTTATCTGCTTTTATGGCTGCGATGTCTACTCTCGGGGCTAATAAATCAGAAGCTATGGGAGTTTTTAATTCAGGAGATTTTGGAAATAATCAGACGTCTACGACTGGCTATGTGGTTAAGTTTTTTGGTAGGTAG
- a CDS encoding cysteine--tRNA ligase, protein MPDIFLYDTYSREKKEFKSLEPMKVAMYSCGPTVYDYPHIGNLRAYVFSDLLRRTLKYNGFEVNQVMNITDVGHLTSDGDDGEDKIEQQAEKTGKTAQEISQFFTNVFIRDLAMLNIVSPATLVKATSTIDDQIKLIEKLEILGYTYKTSDGIYYDTSKFKDYGHMANLNKDAIKPGARVELNQEKRNQTDFALWKFSPQNIKRQMEWESPWGVGFPGWHIECSAMAMKFLGDTIDIHTGGIDHINIHHTNEIAQSEAATGKQFVRYWMHNAFLLVEGKKMSKSLGTVFTLEDLFGRGYDPLVFRYLMLTAHYRSEMNFTWESLSSAKIALDGLRKIIAGLDDGGISDEGYVAKFREIVNNDVDAPRGLALAWEVAKSDLSSATKKATLLDFDKVLGLKLSEVSVVDDTPEVIPDEVVRLAEEREEMRKSKNWSAADAARQKILDLGYTVDDAPDGYKIKKQV, encoded by the coding sequence ATGCCAGACATATTTCTATACGATACCTATTCCAGGGAAAAGAAAGAGTTCAAATCACTTGAGCCAATGAAGGTGGCTATGTATTCTTGTGGGCCAACTGTCTACGATTACCCCCATATCGGCAACCTAAGGGCTTATGTCTTTTCGGATCTACTAAGGCGGACCCTCAAATATAATGGATTTGAAGTCAATCAAGTTATGAATATTACCGACGTGGGGCATCTTACGTCTGATGGAGACGATGGAGAAGATAAAATTGAACAACAGGCTGAAAAAACCGGTAAGACTGCCCAAGAGATTTCTCAATTTTTCACCAATGTTTTTATTCGTGATTTGGCAATGCTTAATATCGTATCGCCAGCTACTTTGGTTAAGGCCACTTCGACTATCGACGATCAAATTAAGCTAATAGAAAAGCTTGAGATTCTCGGCTATACCTATAAGACCAGCGATGGCATTTATTACGATACTTCGAAATTCAAAGACTATGGGCATATGGCCAATCTAAACAAGGATGCCATCAAGCCCGGTGCTAGAGTTGAGCTGAATCAAGAGAAGAGAAATCAGACCGACTTCGCTCTCTGGAAATTTTCTCCTCAAAACATTAAGAGACAGATGGAGTGGGAGAGTCCATGGGGAGTCGGTTTTCCCGGTTGGCATATCGAGTGTTCGGCCATGGCCATGAAATTCTTGGGAGATACTATTGATATTCATACTGGCGGTATCGATCACATCAATATCCATCATACTAACGAGATTGCTCAGTCTGAAGCGGCTACGGGTAAGCAGTTCGTCAGATATTGGATGCACAACGCCTTTCTGTTGGTTGAGGGTAAGAAAATGTCTAAAAGCTTGGGCACTGTTTTTACACTAGAAGATTTATTTGGCAGAGGATACGACCCACTTGTTTTTAGATATCTAATGCTTACGGCTCATTATCGTTCTGAGATGAATTTTACCTGGGAATCGCTATCTAGCGCTAAGATTGCGCTTGATGGGCTACGTAAAATCATAGCTGGCCTCGATGATGGTGGTATTTCTGATGAAGGCTATGTAGCTAAATTTAGAGAGATCGTGAATAATGATGTCGATGCTCCTAGGGGGTTAGCTCTAGCTTGGGAAGTAGCTAAAAGCGATCTATCGTCGGCTACAAAGAAGGCTACGCTGTTAGATTTTGATAAGGTGCTAGGCCTGAAGTTGTCCGAGGTTTCGGTCGTCGACGATACACCGGAGGTTATTCCAGATGAAGTTGTTAGGCTGGCCGAAGAGAGGGAAGAGATGAGAAAGTCCAAAAATTGGTCTGCCGCTGATGCCGCTAGACAGAAGATCTTGGATTTAGGGTATACTGTAGATGACGCTCCTGACGGTTATAAAATAAAAAAACAGGTATAA
- a CDS encoding cupin domain-containing protein — protein sequence MNKGFVSNIEKDTLENDNFRKVLYTGKFSQLVVMSLKPGEDIGMEIHDTVDQFFRIDSGKGKVVIEGVEHEVEDGFAIIIPASTNHNVINTSTDQDMKLYTIYSPANHKDGTIHVTKAEAEANEEHFDGVTTE from the coding sequence ATGAACAAAGGATTTGTATCAAATATCGAGAAGGACACACTGGAGAATGACAATTTTAGAAAGGTTCTCTATACGGGCAAGTTTAGTCAATTGGTGGTCATGTCGCTAAAGCCGGGTGAGGATATAGGAATGGAAATACACGATACCGTCGATCAATTTTTCAGAATTGATAGCGGCAAAGGTAAGGTCGTGATTGAAGGAGTCGAGCATGAAGTTGAGGATGGTTTTGCCATTATCATTCCCGCAAGCACGAATCATAACGTGATTAATACTTCCACTGATCAGGACATGAAGTTGTATACCATATATTCTCCGGCTAACCACAAAGACGGCACTATTCATGTTACCAAGGCTGAAGCCGAAGCTAACGAGGAGCATTTCGATGGAGTAACCACAGAGTAA